One genomic window of Quercus robur chromosome 6, dhQueRobu3.1, whole genome shotgun sequence includes the following:
- the LOC126689910 gene encoding uncharacterized protein At4g37920-like encodes SKEWRKYLVFREEWQKYRETFYNQCRSWVDAEGDPTMKQKLISRGRKVKKVKDIMYRLYKATKSNLRSIAPKEIKLLKHLLNITDPEERFLALATTFSPGDEHEAKDPNALYTTPKELHKWIKIMLDAYNLSKEDTNIREVKHLTQPVTHFFKTSLYYTLEVAQAKFDDILDSPSVDAACEKIKSLAKAKELDSSLILLINSAWASSKESTTLKDEVKDIMYRLYKATKSNLRSIAPKEIKLLKHLLNITDPEERFSALATGFSPGDEHEAKDPNALYTTPKELHKWIKIMLDAYNLSKEDTDIREVKHLTQPVVIQRLFILKETIEEEYLESSRFQDSKTEGTTKSEEL; translated from the exons TCAAAGGAATGGAGGAAGTATTTGGTGTTCagggaggagtggcaaaagtaTAGGGAAACCTTCTACAATCAGTGTCGTTCGTGGGTAGATGCAGAAGGCGACCCTACTATGAAGCAAAAATTGATTTCACGAGGAAGAAAAGTGAAGAAG GTCAAAGATATAATGTATCGTTTATATAAAGCAACAAAGAGCAATCTTAGAAGCATTGCGCCAAAAGAAATAAAGCTACTTAAGCATTTGCTGAACATCACTGATCCTGAAGAACGGTTCTTGGCATTGGCAACTACTTTCTCTCCGGGTGATGAACACGAAGCAAAGGACCCTAATGCTCTTTACAC TACTCCCAAAGAGCTGCACAAATGGATTAAGATAATGCTTGATGCTTACAATCTCAGTAAGGAAGACACTAACATTAGAGAAGTCAAACACTTGACTCAGCCTGTG actcatttttttaaaacatcactatatTATACATTAGAGGTTGCTCAGGCCAAATTTGATGATATCCTTGACTCTCCTTCAGTGGATGCGGCATGTGAGAAGATTAAAAGCCTTGCCAAAGCAAAGGAACTAGATTCCTCATTGATCTTGTTGATAAACAGTGCTTGGGCTTCTTCAAAAGAATCCACAACTCTGAAAGATGAG GTCAAAGATATAATGTATCGTTTATATAAAGCAACAAAGAGCAATCTTAGAAGCATTGCGCCAAAAGAAATAAAGCTACTTAAGCATTTGCTGAACATCACTGATCCTGAAGAGCGATTCTCAGCATTGGCAACTGGTTTCTCTCCTGGTGATGAACATGAAGCCAAGGACCCTAATGCACTTTACAC TACTCCCAAAGAGCTGCACAAATGGATTAAGATAATGCTTGATGCTTACAATCTCAGTAAGGAAGACACTGACATTAGAGAAGTCAAACACTTGACTCAGCCTGTGGTTATACAGAGGTTGTTCATCCTCAAGGAAACTATAGAAGAAGAATACTTGGAAAGTAGCAGGTTTCAAGACTCTAAAACAGAAGGGACCACTAAATCAGAGGAGTTGTGA
- the LOC126733008 gene encoding uncharacterized protein At4g37920-like, whose protein sequence is MSGSMSNFLGLELSLAPKPSFFNNTHIINSFPFTEFLSPTPTSLFPLSKHTSNSNSSYKRRSITTHSFKSHTAHLNSTSTTSVQASDTATAQVQEQVEVEVAEGYTLTQFIDKIIEVFLKEKPQSKEWRKYLVFREEWEKYRETFYNRCRSRADAEGDPTMKQKLISLGRKVKKIDDEMEGHSELLKEIQDSPTDINAIVARRRKDFTGEFFRYLTLLSETHDSLEDRDAVARLGARCLSAVSAYDNTLDYVDTLEVAQAKFDDILDSPSVDAACEKIKSLAKAKELDSSLILLINSAWASAKESTTMKDEVKDIMYRLYKATKSSLRSIAPKEIKLLKHLLNITDPEERFSALATAFSPGDEHEAKDPNALYTTPKELHKWIKIMLDAYNLSKEDTDIREVKHLTQPVVIQRLFILKETIEEEYLESSKFQDSKTEGATKSEEL, encoded by the exons ATGAGCGGGAGCATGAGCAACTTTCTGGGATTGGAGCTTTCACTCGCACCCAAACCCTCTTTCTTCAACAACACCCATATCATAAATTCCTTCCCTTTCACTGAATTCCTATCCCCAACTCCAACCTCTCTTTTCCCACTCTCCAAACACACCTCTAACTCCAACTCCAGCTACAAAAGGAGAAGTATTACAACTCACAGCTTCAAATCCCACACTGCCCATCTCAACTCCACAAGCACAACCA GTGTTCAAGCCAGTGATACAGCCACTGCTCAAGTGCAAGAGCAGGTAGAGGTTGAGGTTGCTGAGGGTTATACTTTAACTCAATTCATTGATAAGATTATTGAGGTCTTTCTGAAGGAGAAGCCACAATCAAAGGAATGGAGGAAGTATTTGGTGTTCAGGGAGGAGTGGGAAAAGTATAGGGAAACCTTCTACAATCGGTGTCGTTCACGGGCAGATGCAGAAGGCGACCCTACTATGAAGCAAAAATTGATTTCACTAGGAAGAAAAGTGAAGAAG ATTGATGATGAAATGGAAGGTCATAGTGAACTTCTGAAGGAGATCCAAGACAGCCCAACTGACATTAATGCCATTGTTGCACGGCGGCGCAAAGACTTCACAGGGGAATTTTTTCGCTACCTCACTCTACTGTCGGAGACTCACGACAGTCTGGAGGACCGTGATG ccGTGGCAAGACTGGGGGCCAGATGCTTGTCTGCTGTCAGTGCTTATGATAATACGCTGGATTATGTGGATACATTAGAGGTTGCTCAGGCCAAATTTGATGATATCCTTGACTCTCCTTCAGTGGATGCGGCATGTGAGAAGATTAAAAGCCTTGCCAAAGCAAAGGAACTAGATTCCTCATTGATCTTGTTGATAAACAGTGCTTGGGCTTCTGCAAAAGAATCCACAACTATGAAAGATGAG GTCAAAGATATAATGTATCGTTTATATAAGGCAACAAAGAGCAGTCTTAGGAGCATTGCGCCAAAAGAAATAAAGCTACTTAAGCATTTGCTGAACATCACTGATCCTGAAGAGCGATTCTCGGCATTGGCAACTGCTTTCTCTCCGGGTGATGAACATGAAGCAAAGGACCCTAATGCTCTTTACAC TACTCCCAAAGAGCTGCACAAATGGATTAAGATCATGCTTGATGCTTACAATCTTAGTAAGGAAGACACTGACATTAGAGAAGTCAAACACTTGACTCAGCCTGTGGTTATACAGAGGTTGTTCATCCTCAAGGAAACTATAGAAGAAGAATACTTGGAATCTAGCAAGTTTCAAGACTCTAAAACAGAAGGGGCCACTAAATCAGAGGAGTTGTGA
- the LOC126689659 gene encoding LOW QUALITY PROTEIN: ABC transporter G family member STR2-like (The sequence of the model RefSeq protein was modified relative to this genomic sequence to represent the inferred CDS: inserted 4 bases in 2 codons), translating into MSHTNSDRRDTVIDIGKLVNFTGGLEFSSLTYTVTKKKKDVEGEWFKKEVGLLNRITGYAPKGCITAVMGPSGAGKSTLLDGLAGRIASGSLKGRVSLDGKEMSPSLIKRTSAYIMQDDRLFPMLTVYETLMFAADFRLGPISRAEKQERVDKLIEQLGLSSSRNTYIGDQGIRGVSGGERRRVTIGVDIIHGPSLLFLDEPTSGLDSTRALSVIEKVHHIARSGSTVILTIHQPSSRIQLLLDHLIILARGQLMFQGSPKDVTHHVSRMGRRVENSIEHLIDVIQEYDQSEHVVEAVAEFALPGLKPLPLAGMDMSVSSTLPPTPTPPCHSRQAEGQESADHHKGQGKRLQLQNNSLVFDSFDHSVRSPYNNTSRSWSASDRGLXQALRLTPSQANKKGPNSISLSPGHYAYSSEILSTPTPHSSDYTVNEDDYRTPGGADVAMNSTANNNHLGPKFANSFLSEIMILMRRSFKNIRRTPELFLSRLMGLTIMGLMMATMFVKPPKSLQGITDLTSFFIFTVCLFFFSSNDAVPAFIQERFIFIRKTSHNAYRASSYTIAGVVTYLPFLAIQAGVYAGIVYFALKLKGLFIYFLIVLYVSLLTTNSFVVFVSPVVPNYILGYAAVXAFTALFFLFCGYFLSGHDIPSYWQWMNKISTMTYPYEGLLINEFHRTDIYAKDPLGNNVSGIDVLDSLKIHGSGGKKWEKVFIMLGWAVIYRILFYIILRFGG; encoded by the exons ATGTCTCATACCAATAGTGATCGTCGTGACACAGTGATCGACATAGGGAAGCTGGTTAATTTCACTGGTGGACTCGAGTTTTCAAGCCTTACATATACAgtgacaaagaaaaagaaggatgtTGAAGGGGAATGGTTCAAAAAAGAAGTAGGTTTGTTGAACAGGATTACTGGCTATGCACCAAAAGGGTGCATCACTGCAGTGATGGGTCCAAGTGGTGCGGGCAAATCTACACTACTGGATGGTTTGGCTGGGAGAATAGCTAGTGGGAGTCTCAAGGGCAGGGTGTCCTTGGATGGGAAGGAAATGAGTCCGAGCTTGATTAAAAGGACTTCAGCATATATAATGCAGGATGATAGGCTATTTCCAATGCTTACTGTGTATGAGACTTTGATGTTTGCTGCTGATTTTCGGCTGGGGCCTATTTCAAGGGCTGAAAAGCAAGAGCGTGTGGATAAGCTGATCGAGCAGCTTGGGTTGTCT TCGTCCCGGAACACTTATATAGGTGACCAGGGGATCAGAGGAGTGTCTGGTGGAGAGCGTCGCAGAGTGACAATAGGGGTGGACATCATCCATGGACCATCATTACTCTTCCTGGATGAACCTACTTCAGGTCTGGACTCCACCAGGGCTCTTAGCGTGATTGAAAAGGTGCACCACATTGCACGCTCTGGAAGCACTGTAATCCTCACAATCCACCAGCCCTCATCAAGAATCCAGTTGCTCCTTGACCATCTCATAATCTTGGCTCGTGGCCAGCTCATGTTTCAAGGATCACCCAAAGATGTCACTCACCATGTATCACGGATGGGGCGCAGAGTTGAGAACTCAATTGAGCACCTAATTGATGTCATACAAGAGTATGATCAGTCTGAACATGTTGTTGAAGCAGTAGCTGAATTTGCACTTCCCGGATTGAAGCCCCTGCCATTGGCAGGGATGGATATGTCTGTTTCATCGACTCTACCACCAACGCCTACTCCACCATGTCATAGCCGTCAAGCAGAAGGTCAAGAGAGTGCTGATCATCACAAGGGACAGGGAAAGCGCCTACAGTTACAAAATAATTCTCTTGTATTTGATTCTTTTGATCACAGTGTAAGAAGCCCATATAACAATACTTCAAGGTCATGGAGTGCTAGTGATCGTGGATT GCAAGCACTGAGGCTTACACCTTCGCAGGCTAATAAAAAAGGTCCAAATTCAATAAG TCTATCCCCTGGCCACTACGCATACTCGAGTGAAATCCTTAGCACTCCAACACCTCACAGCAGTGACTACACTGTCAATGAAGATGACTATCGCACCCCTGGCGGCGCTGATGTTGCTATGAACTCCACAGCAAACAATAACCATCTCGGCCCAAAGTTtgctaattcattcttatcagAGATCATGATACTCATGCGCCGCAGCTTCAAGAACATCCGTCGTACACCTGAGCTTTTCCTCTCAAGACTAATGGGCCTCACCATAATGGGTTTAATGATGGCCACCATGTTTGTGAAACCCCCAAAATCCTTGCAAGGCATCACAGACCTCACCAGCTTCTTCATCTTCACTGtctgcctcttcttcttttcttccaaTGATGCTGTCCCAGCCTTCATTCAAGAGCGTTTCATCTTCATCCGAAAGACTTCTCACAATGCCTACAGAGCCTCATCTTACACCATTGCTGGTGTTGTTACTTACCTTCCTTTCCTTGCCATTCAGGCTGGAGTCTATGCTGGCATTGTGTATTTTGCATTGAAGCTCAAAGGACTTTTCATATATTTCTTGATTGTTCTCTATGTTTCCCTTCTCACAACAAACTCCTTTGTGGTGTTTGTGAGCCCAGTGGTGCCAAACTATATCTTGGGTTATGCAGCAGT TGCTTTCACTGCCCTCTTCTTCTTGTTCTGTGGCTACTTCTTGAGTGGTCATGACATTCCTTCCTATTGGCAGTGGATGAACAAGATTTCCACAATGACATATCCTTATGAAGGGCTTTTGATAAACGAGTTTCATAGAACGGATATTTATGCAAAAGACCCACTGGGGAATAACGTGTCTGGTATTGATGTTTTAGATAGCCTTAAAATTCATGGCAGCGGAGGAAAGAAGTGGGAAAAGGTGTTCATAATGTTGGGTTGGGCTGTAATCTATAGGATTTTGTTTTACATAATTCTTCGCTTTGGTGGATAG